The stretch of DNA TAAAATCTTCTGTATCAATGAGCTTGGCAAGCCCGGGATAGATAACAGAATTTAGAGTAGAAAGGATGATTCCAAAACCACTAAATAATTGTAGTGCGGTTCCATAGACAGCGATTGCCTCAGGTGGGTGGTATTTGCTTATGAAAAATATTTCAAGTCTGTCTGAAACAATTGCAAAAATAGACGCAAGAAATGCCCAAGAATTAAAAAGAGCAAGCTCCTTAGTACCTTTTTGTATGTCTTCTTTTGACGCTCCCCAGTTTAGTTTTTTTCGATCAAATACAAAAAAGAAAAGCACAAGAATAAAAATCGGACTTAGAGAAAATATTGCCAAAATATCTACATACCCTAATATCCCTACAGTAAAATAATTTGTGATATATAGGGCTACAAGTCGAATCAGATTGCCTAAGGGATTCCACAAGGCGAGTGAGGTATAATCTCCAAAAGAAATAAATACGCTTTCAAAGTAGCTTAAAAAAGAAGTACCAAGTCCTCCTACTACTAAAATAAAAATAATCAATGGGTCTTCAGAAAAACTTAGAAAAAATACCAAACCCAAAAATAATAAAAATAGAAAGGAAATTGTTTTAATGAGAAGAGAAGAAGAAAGAATCATTCCGATTATTTTTTTATTTTCTGTAGCTGGAGCTAAAAATTTTACAAGAGCTGAAGGTAGACCAAATTCTGTGATTGCAAGTATAACCGGAACAAAGCCCAAGTAGTACTGAAAATGGCCATTCTCAGATTTAGTGAGCAGGTTGACCGCATAGATCATAAAAACTAAATTGCAAAGAGATGAAAATACTTTGGATACAGCAACGAACATCGAGGACTTAAAAAATCCAGATTTTGTAATTGAAAGAAAATTTGATTTGATTTGTGCTATCGTCATACAATTAGGTTTTCATATACTTCCCGTTGGCTACTTTATACAGTAAGTAAGGTGTAATGCAAATCAGAAAAAAGTTCAAAAGGAAGTACCGAATATATCTAAATAAAACTTCATCATGAAAATATTTTTTTGAAATACCCCCCAGTAGAAAATAAAAAAGCAATACTCCGATTAAAATAAAAATACTTCTAAATAGAAAAGAAGAAATTGTAGTTACCATATCCCAATCAAAATAATTTTCTCCAAACTTGTACTTTAAGAATAAAATTCCGGAAAAAAATCCGGCAAGGGAACCACTGGCTGCGATTACAGAATTTAAGGACTGGCTGTGAATTTCGTTATTTGCATGGCTTGACACTAAAGTTACTGGCAGGGTAATTGCAATCAGCGCAAGAGAGATCGAGCGTATCAGTGAAATTAGTTTTTTGCTGTCCATCTCTTTTAAGGAAGGAAAATCCGGAGATAGTTTAAAAATCCATTCAATAAGAATAAGAGAAATAAACCCCATCAATAAACCGCCTATAACATCTCCGGGGTAGTGAACTCCCACATACATTCGGCTTAAAGGCACTGAAAAAATCATAAAAAGAGAAAAGCCTTTCAAAAATTTATTTTTAAAATGAAGAAAAAAAATCCCCCAGATTAAAATAGCGACATGAGAATGACCTGAAGGGAATCCAAAAGATTTTTCTTCGGCACTTTTCAATAATTGTGTAAAGCTATTGGATAGACCGGAAGGTCTCGGGCTTTCAAAGTAAAATTTTGCAAGTCCATTCAAAATGCCTGTACTTAAAATAGCCACCCCTAATTTAATGCCCAAGTTTCTTGAGTAGCAAATATATACAAAAGGCAGTAGAAAAATAAAGAAGGTTATCCCACCGGAGTAGTGACAAAATACGGAAATTGCTTTAAAAAACTCCCCCAAGATTCCTTCCGGGTGTGGTATAGATTCTAAAAAACCATTTCCGAATAAAATATTGTTATCGAGTAGTGTTTTATATCTCATTTTAAAAACTTTTTTATTTTATCGTTAAAAAAGAAATTCTTTTTTAGAGTTAAATCTAAATGTATAAAATATATATATATTTATAAAACGTCTTGATTTTTGAATGTTTTTATGAAAGTATAGCGAGAAAGGCAAATCTTATGACTGAAAATATTGATAATTGGCAAGAATTTGAAAATACTTTAAAATTATTTACACTTCCTCGTGAAGCACCTGTGCTTGCACTTAGGACTTTGTTGGAGCTTGTGTACAATGTATCTGTGACAGGGACAGAGCTAATCCCCAAGGCCGGTGGGGCTGTGATCGTGTGCAATCATACGGATATTTTAGATATACCTGTTCAGGGTGTGTATTCTCCCAGAAAGATAGTTTTTTTGGGAAAATACGAAATCTTTCGACCTCAAGATACTATAATAGAGTATTTAAGCTCTCCGAGTTCGCCATTTCAATCTTTTCCTTTAAATCTTCTAAAACCTCAAATTGAAAATCTACTCAATGCGTTTGGAAATGTATATTCAAATCAATTGCAAAAATGGGGGAGTATGCCGATTATTCGTGGACATATTGGAGAAGGAGCGGGTGCTAAAGCAGCCGTAGCCTATTACGAAGAACTCGAAAATTATATGGTATCTTTGGTGAAATCAGGAGAAATCCTTTCGATTTATCCTGAAGGAACAAGGTCTGAAACGGGAATCATCGCACCTTTTAAGGCACTTGCAGCAAAAATTGCAATTCGAGCACAAGTGCCGATTATTCCGTCAGGTATAAATGGAGCTTGGAGAATGTCTGAACCAAAGGCATTTTTATCAGGGCAGGCTTTTAAAACTAAAATTACATATAATATCGGGATGCCTATTCTGCCTGATGATTTTCCAAAAGGACACGAAAAAAAGAGTGCCAAAGAATTAACTGAAAGGCTTGAAAAGGCAGTGTATTTTTTAGCTCACAATAGAGAGAGACGAGGAAAACCCAGAAGGGTTACTACAGTGTTATAAAATACGTAGTTGATGTTTCTACATCCGTATAAGTATAATTGGAATTACGTGTTTAGGAAAAAATATACACTATCCGCCTAATTTCTTTAAAATTTATTTTTTTTCGACCCTTTTTTTCTACCTTAGTATGTAATGGAGAAGAAAATGATTATAGAATTGTATGAAGTATTACTGGAAATTCACGCCTCAGAGGTATCTGCCAAAAAAGCAACTATGGCGATTGAAAAATTTATAGTTGACAGAACTCAACAAATTCGTCAAAATTTAGTAATGGAAGAGTTCGTTCCGATAGAAAAAGAGCAAATTGGAATCCGATCTGAGATTAAATTTGTCGGAGAAAAAGTTGATCTTAGGTTTTCTGAAATAGACAAGAGGATGGGTATGGCTATAGACCAGATGAAGACCGGGTTCGTCGAGTCTGACAAAAAAATGAATCTTGTTATAGACCAGATGAAAACTGGGTTTGCCGAGTCTGACAAAAAAATCAATCTTGTTATTTCAGAAATGAATAAAAGGTTTCAGTATATGGAAAAACTTCAAATAACGATGCTTGGTTGTTTATTAGGTCTTGTTATTAAATTTCTGTTATTTTAAGCGGAAGCAATGGTAACACCTTGCTTCCTAAAGATTACAAAATTTCGAACTGATAGATACAAAAAGACAAGTTAGCCGACACCCTAAAAGGCGACCGTGCAGACAAAATCGGTTGACAATTAACTGACCCAAACGAGGAATAAGAAAAATAGTAATTGTAAATATCCTTGATTTAAAAAAAGACCAATGACAGACAGAATTGCAAAACCATTTTTAAAATGGGCAGGTGGAAAAACACAGCTCATTAACGACATTGAAAAGGCTTTGCCCAATGACATTACAAAGGACAAATTTACCTACATAGAACCCTTTGTTGGAAGAGGTGCAGTTTTGTTTTGGATGTTAAACAACTTTCCAAACCTACAAAAAGCCGTAACAAATGACATTAACGAAGACCTTATTAACACATACAAGACAATTGCATCAAAACCAAAAGAACTGATTTCAATACTTCAACTTACAAAATGAATTTCACGGACTTGAAGGCAAAGACGAACAAAAAAAAAGAATATTACTACTCAAAAAGAGAGCTTTACAATAAAAGAAAAGAAGAACAAAGCGGACAAGCCGCTTTGTTTATTTTTCTCAATCGGACTTGTTTCAACGGACTTTATAGAGTGAATCGAAAAAACGAATACAACGTGCCAATGGGCAGCTACAAGAGACCGACAATTTGCGACAGAGAAAATATTTTGGCAGTTAGTCAAGCATTGCAAAAAGTGGAAATTCTTTGTGGCGACTATGAAGAAACTCTGAATTTCGCTGATAACAACACTTTGTTTTATTTCGATCCACCTTACAAGCCATTGAGTGAAACTTCTAATTTCAATTCGTATGCAAAAGACGAATTCAACGATCAAGAGCAAGTCAGATTAAGAGATTTTTGCCACAAACTTGATGCACTAAACCATACTTGGATTTTGAGCAATTCAGACGTTAAGGGAAAGGATGAAAACGACAGTTTTTTTGACGACTTATATTATATGGTAAACAATGCAACTTAAATGAAACAAAACGAGGCAGTAATATTGGCACTAGAAAAACTTGGAGGTGTTGCGACATTAGGGCAACTAAATCAAGATGTTCTAAAGATAAAAGATTGCGTATGGAAAACTAAAACTCCTTTTGCAAGTATTAGAAGAATTGTCCAACTTGATAAAAATATTTATAAGATTAAGCCAGGTTTGTATGGATTAAAAAAAATGAAAGCTGGTATTGAGAATAGAGGCATCATACTCGAGACTAGTAAAAATATTGACTCTAAAGAATTACAGGAGTTTAATCATTCTTATTATCAAGGACTACTTTTAATTATTGGAAACTTGAAGGGCTTTTCTACATTTGTTCCAAATCAAGATAAAAATAGAAAATTTTATGATGAAAGAAAACTAAGCGAAATCAGTACGATGAATGAGATACCGAAGTATTCTTATGATAGTATTGTTAAGAGAAGTTCAACTATTGACGTTATTTGGTTTAATGAACGAGCTTTACCTCATTCATTTTTTGAAATTGAACACTCTTCTGATATACAAAATTCATTGTTAAAATTTAACGATTTGCAAGATTTTAACTCTCGGATGATAATTGTAGCTGACCGTATGAGGAAAATTGATTACACAAGCAAAATAAAGTATTCTTCTTTTAATGATTTATCGAAATATAATCGTGTTACATTTTTAGATTATGATACTCTAATTAAACAATATGAAAATATTATTGAACAGAAAGCTTTTGAAATACTTTTATAATAGATTTTTTATCTATGGAAACATTTAAAATTGAAATTCAAGAGTTCTTATCAAGAATAATTGAAGTGGAAGCTGAAACAAAAGATGAAGCAATTACAAAGGTTCGTCAATTGTATAGGAATGAAGAAATTGTTTTAGACAGTGATGATTATGTTTCAACAGAAATTGGAACTTTTCCAAAGGAAAGTATTATATCTTTTGATACACTCTCTAACGGAGCAAATTTTTATCTGATTGAAGGAGAAAATATTACATTTTGGGGAAATGATATTGTATCAAAAGTTGTTCAAATCACTCCTCAAGTATTCGACCTAATAACAATTAATGATATTCCTCTGA from Leptospiraceae bacterium encodes:
- a CDS encoding oligosaccharide flippase family protein, with the protein product MTIAQIKSNFLSITKSGFFKSSMFVAVSKVFSSLCNLVFMIYAVNLLTKSENGHFQYYLGFVPVILAITEFGLPSALVKFLAPATENKKIIGMILSSSLLIKTISFLFLLFLGLVFFLSFSEDPLIIFILVVGGLGTSFLSYFESVFISFGDYTSLALWNPLGNLIRLVALYITNYFTVGILGYVDILAIFSLSPIFILVLFFFVFDRKKLNWGASKEDIQKGTKELALFNSWAFLASIFAIVSDRLEIFFISKYHPPEAIAVYGTALQLFSGFGIILSTLNSVIYPGLAKLIDTEDFKKYLLKSATVAFIFAIFLSPGFFLAEWILDLLFAGKYSDSIVVFKILYPNYLLQLVFAPFGIALFAMGKPKILAILAFIRLFAGVILDNILIPEFGVTGAGLSFFLGQIISWLVLAGYFWATFWRE
- a CDS encoding phosphatase PAP2 family protein; this translates as MRYKTLLDNNILFGNGFLESIPHPEGILGEFFKAISVFCHYSGGITFFIFLLPFVYICYSRNLGIKLGVAILSTGILNGLAKFYFESPRPSGLSNSFTQLLKSAEEKSFGFPSGHSHVAILIWGIFFLHFKNKFLKGFSLFMIFSVPLSRMYVGVHYPGDVIGGLLMGFISLILIEWIFKLSPDFPSLKEMDSKKLISLIRSISLALIAITLPVTLVSSHANNEIHSQSLNSVIAASGSLAGFFSGILFLKYKFGENYFDWDMVTTISSFLFRSIFILIGVLLFYFLLGGISKKYFHDEVLFRYIRYFLLNFFLICITPYLLYKVANGKYMKT
- a CDS encoding 1-acyl-sn-glycerol-3-phosphate acyltransferase, which encodes MTENIDNWQEFENTLKLFTLPREAPVLALRTLLELVYNVSVTGTELIPKAGGAVIVCNHTDILDIPVQGVYSPRKIVFLGKYEIFRPQDTIIEYLSSPSSPFQSFPLNLLKPQIENLLNAFGNVYSNQLQKWGSMPIIRGHIGEGAGAKAAVAYYEELENYMVSLVKSGEILSIYPEGTRSETGIIAPFKALAAKIAIRAQVPIIPSGINGAWRMSEPKAFLSGQAFKTKITYNIGMPILPDDFPKGHEKKSAKELTERLEKAVYFLAHNRERRGKPRRVTTVL